In Candidatus Thorarchaeota archaeon, the genomic window AGGAAAAGTGCCTATGGATAATGTTGTGATTCTATCTATTAGCATGATCACTTCGATGGTTGTTGGGGACACGCTCTACTTGTTATCTCAAGAACGGATTGGTGTGGCCTATGCCTATCCAATAAGCAATGTCTATCCGATAGTAACCTACATTCTCTCCATGGCCTTTCTCGGCGAAGCCTTCGTGATGGCGCGCTGGTTTGGTGCAATTCTTGCTGTCACTGGAGTTGTATTGCTTTCATGGGAGCAAAACAGAAACAAACGTGAGGAAATACATGTTCGTGGGAAAACGATCGTCGGACTTCTCTTGGTTGTTTTAGCGATAATCTGTTATGCTGCCGGTACCGTCCTCGTGCAAGTGGGTCTTGATGGTGTTAATCCTCTTGATGCGAATTTTGTGAGGACGTTTGTCTGTAGCCTTGTCTTCGTTCCGATATATGGCATGACCAGATATAGGGGAATGAATCGACCGACGAGAAAAGCAACGAAAATCACTGCAATAGCTGCACTATTCGGTATGGGATTTGGTT contains:
- a CDS encoding DMT family transporter, with product GKVPMDNVVILSISMITSMVVGDTLYLLSQERIGVAYAYPISNVYPIVTYILSMAFLGEAFVMARWFGAILAVTGVVLLSWEQNRNKREEIHVRGKTIVGLLLVVLAIICYAAGTVLVQVGLDGVNPLDANFVRTFVCSLVFVPIYGMTRYRGMNRPTRKATKITAIAALFGMGFGSLLYAISVKYVGATTMSVMASMGPIFGLPMSVHHLNEKVTLRAVVGTIISILGVILVVIGF